A single genomic interval of Streptococcus suis harbors:
- a CDS encoding transposase translates to MSSLEKIIETQSKTIEMMANELTLLREQVDYLRQKLYGKSSEKVVYQPGQLSLFGEESLPEEEADLPS, encoded by the coding sequence ATGTCATCACTAGAAAAAATTATTGAAACACAGTCAAAAACGATAGAGATGATGGCTAATGAACTCACTCTCCTTCGAGAACAGGTTGACTATCTGAGACAGAAACTCTACGGAAAATCATCAGAGAAGGTCGTATATCAACCAGGTCAGCTGAGCTTGTTTGGGGAGGAAAGTCTCCCTGAAGAAGAAGCTGACTTACCCAGTTGA